The following are encoded in a window of Pseudalgibacter alginicilyticus genomic DNA:
- a CDS encoding Ppx/GppA phosphatase family protein, with product MLSIKKYAAIDIGSNAVRLLISNIIEQKGKPVQFKKNSLVRVPIRLGADVFIKNKISKENTQRMLDTMLAFKLIMKSHKVVKYKACATSAMRESENGKKVVDLVLKQAGISIDIIGGEEEAAIIAATDLNKYIDNSKTYLYVDVGGGSTEFTVIHQGNQITSKSFKIGTVRLLNDMVKKEAWIELENWIRSNVKTYDKIDVIGSGGNINKIFKVSGKAMGKPLSYFYMTSYFNTLQTYSYEERITELDLNQDRADVIIPAMRIYLSAMKWSGAKNIYVPKIGLADGIIKSIYYDTVSSNTQ from the coding sequence ATGCTATCAATAAAAAAATATGCAGCCATCGATATTGGTTCAAATGCGGTAAGACTTTTAATTTCGAATATTATTGAGCAAAAAGGAAAACCTGTTCAGTTTAAAAAAAACTCGTTAGTTCGTGTCCCCATTCGTTTGGGAGCCGATGTTTTTATTAAAAATAAAATTTCAAAAGAAAACACGCAACGTATGTTAGATACAATGTTAGCTTTTAAGTTAATAATGAAATCGCATAAAGTTGTAAAATATAAAGCTTGTGCTACTTCGGCAATGAGAGAATCTGAAAATGGTAAAAAAGTAGTTGATTTAGTTTTAAAACAAGCGGGTATAAGTATTGATATTATTGGAGGAGAAGAAGAAGCTGCCATAATTGCTGCAACAGATTTAAATAAATATATAGATAATAGTAAAACTTACTTATATGTTGATGTGGGAGGTGGAAGTACAGAGTTTACTGTTATTCATCAAGGCAATCAAATAACATCAAAATCTTTTAAAATAGGGACTGTTAGGCTGCTTAATGACATGGTGAAAAAAGAAGCCTGGATAGAATTAGAAAATTGGATAAGAAGTAATGTAAAAACCTACGATAAAATAGACGTTATCGGTTCGGGTGGAAATATTAACAAAATATTCAAAGTTTCTGGTAAAGCTATGGGAAAACCATTGTCATATTTTTATATGACTTCTTATTTTAATACGCTTCAAACCTATTCATATGAAGAGCGTATTACAGAGTTGGACTTAAACCAAGATAGAGCAGATGTTATCATCCCTGCTATGCGTATTTATCTGTCTGCTATGAAATGGAGTGGAGCAAAAAACATTTATGTTCCTAAAATTGGATTGGCAGATGGTATTATTAAAAGTATCTATTACGATACGGTTTCTAGCAATACACAGTAA
- a CDS encoding porin family protein: MKNTLLLVGLLLLSIQVFSQGAKYGVRGGYNISNLDYDGVPVANNKHRNSVYVGFLADFSFSKSVSIQPEIQFSAEGAKDEPVQLDYLQAPILLKFKLSEKIYFGAGPQVGLKVHKTDDGIKNMAYSGVGSIEYKLNYALFVDARYTYGFSNVFDDYLGLSAKNTNIQIGIGYKF, encoded by the coding sequence ATGAAAAACACGTTACTTTTAGTTGGGCTTCTATTGCTATCTATTCAAGTATTTTCACAAGGCGCAAAATATGGAGTACGAGGTGGTTATAATATTTCTAACCTTGATTATGATGGTGTGCCTGTGGCTAATAATAAACACAGAAATAGTGTGTATGTTGGCTTTTTAGCAGATTTCAGTTTCTCAAAAAGTGTTTCGATACAACCTGAAATTCAATTTTCTGCAGAAGGAGCAAAAGACGAACCTGTACAATTAGATTATTTACAAGCCCCCATTTTATTAAAATTTAAACTGAGTGAAAAAATATATTTTGGAGCAGGGCCACAAGTTGGTTTAAAAGTTCATAAAACAGATGATGGCATAAAAAATATGGCATATTCTGGAGTTGGTTCTATTGAATACAAACTTAATTATGCCTTGTTTGTAGATGCGAGATACACCTATGGTTTCTCTAATGTTTTTGATGACTACTTGGGGCTATCTGCTAAAAACACAAATATTCAAATAGGAATTGGTTATAAGTTTTAA
- a CDS encoding tRNA-(ms[2]io[6]A)-hydroxylase, which translates to MLGLKLPTDPRWVNIVEKNIEEILTDHAFCEQKATSTAISLIVSFPEYTDLVQEMVALVKEEISHFKMVHDKIIERGWTLGRDRRDDYVLQLVKFFPKGGSRTTQLVHRLLYAALIEARSCERFRLLSEELEDQELAVFYKNLMVSEANHYTMFLKFARQYGNKKEVDTKWQQLLDYEAEIISKLGTSEAIHG; encoded by the coding sequence ATGTTAGGACTCAAACTTCCCACCGATCCACGCTGGGTAAACATAGTAGAAAAAAACATTGAAGAAATTTTAACTGATCATGCTTTTTGTGAACAAAAAGCAACTAGTACTGCTATTTCTTTAATCGTAAGTTTTCCTGAATATACTGATTTGGTACAGGAAATGGTAGCTTTGGTAAAAGAAGAAATTAGCCATTTTAAAATGGTTCATGACAAAATTATTGAACGAGGCTGGACTTTAGGCAGAGATAGACGTGATGATTATGTACTACAACTCGTTAAGTTTTTCCCAAAAGGCGGAAGTAGAACCACTCAATTAGTACATCGTTTGCTTTATGCTGCTTTAATTGAAGCTAGGAGTTGCGAGCGTTTTAGATTACTCTCTGAAGAATTAGAAGATCAAGAATTAGCTGTTTTTTATAAAAACTTAATGGTGAGTGAAGCCAATCATTACACCATGTTTTTAAAGTTTGCCAGACAATATGGTAATAAAAAAGAAGTAGATACCAAATGGCAGCAACTTCTTGATTATGAAGCTGAAATTATAAGTAAGTTAGGGACTTCAGAGGCTATACATGGTTAA
- the dnaX gene encoding DNA polymerase III subunit gamma/tau: MEHFVVSARKYRPQTFKDVVGQQAITNTLLNAIENNHLAQALLFTGPRGVGKTTCARILAKMINSDGSEKEDEDFAFNIFELDAASNNSVDDIRNLTDQVRIPPQIGKYKVYIIDEVHMLSPAAFNAFLKTLEEPPKHCIFILATTEKHKIIPTILSRCQIFDFKRITVKDAKAYLKYIAEEQGVQADDDALHIIAQKADGAMRDALSIFDRVVSFSGKDLTRQAVTENLNVLDYDTYFTSTDLILENKIPELLILFNKTLSKGFDGHHFIAGLAAHFRDLLVSKTPQTIELLEVGEDTKKKYLEQSQKASQEFLLQGIHLANESDLKYKSSKNQRLLIELCLMQLASITFDGEKKNSKRYIIPPSYFKKKGITPIAVQIPKKEVSNSSEIKKEETSKPAQPKAPDFAVNKPPKIILKQETKRASGLSLSSIKAKKEHLIKQMDVVVDEENLPTEAFTEDELVAHWHKFTDILVEQGKHNLASILSMDVPKVKGTTLYLEYPNETNKIELERQQYDLMLYLRKSLNNYDISLSITVNEVMEKKYAYSPIEKFQKLKEKNPNIDILRKTFDLDI, from the coding sequence TTGGAACACTTTGTAGTATCAGCCAGGAAGTATAGACCGCAAACGTTTAAAGACGTAGTAGGGCAACAGGCTATTACAAATACTCTATTAAATGCTATTGAAAACAATCACTTAGCACAAGCCTTGTTGTTTACAGGACCTCGTGGTGTTGGCAAAACTACTTGCGCCCGTATTTTGGCTAAAATGATTAATAGTGATGGCTCTGAAAAAGAAGATGAAGATTTTGCCTTCAATATTTTTGAATTAGATGCAGCCTCAAACAACTCGGTAGATGATATTAGAAATCTTACCGATCAAGTGCGTATTCCTCCTCAAATTGGTAAATACAAAGTGTATATTATTGATGAGGTGCACATGCTCTCACCAGCTGCTTTTAATGCCTTTTTAAAAACTTTAGAAGAACCTCCAAAGCATTGCATTTTTATATTAGCAACTACCGAAAAGCATAAAATCATACCAACTATTTTATCGCGATGCCAGATATTTGATTTTAAACGTATAACAGTAAAAGACGCAAAAGCTTACTTAAAATATATAGCAGAAGAACAAGGTGTCCAAGCTGATGATGATGCCTTACACATCATTGCCCAAAAAGCAGATGGTGCCATGCGTGATGCGCTTTCTATTTTTGACCGTGTAGTGAGTTTTTCTGGTAAAGATTTAACTAGACAAGCTGTAACAGAAAACTTAAATGTTTTAGATTACGACACATATTTTACAAGTACAGATCTGATTTTAGAAAACAAAATTCCAGAGCTTTTAATATTGTTTAATAAAACCCTATCAAAAGGTTTTGATGGACATCATTTTATTGCAGGTTTAGCAGCTCATTTTAGAGATTTATTGGTTAGTAAAACACCTCAAACCATTGAATTATTAGAAGTTGGAGAAGATACTAAAAAGAAATACCTTGAACAATCTCAAAAAGCATCGCAAGAATTTCTTTTACAAGGCATTCATCTTGCTAACGAATCCGACCTCAAATACAAATCAAGTAAAAATCAACGACTCCTCATCGAGTTATGTTTAATGCAATTAGCCTCTATCACTTTTGATGGAGAAAAAAAAAATAGCAAACGTTACATAATTCCACCTTCCTACTTTAAAAAGAAGGGCATTACTCCTATTGCTGTTCAGATACCTAAGAAAGAAGTTAGTAATTCTTCTGAAATAAAAAAAGAAGAAACATCTAAACCAGCTCAACCAAAGGCACCTGATTTTGCAGTAAACAAACCGCCAAAAATCATTTTAAAGCAGGAAACTAAACGTGCATCAGGATTATCTTTAAGCAGTATTAAGGCAAAAAAAGAACATCTTATTAAACAAATGGATGTGGTGGTTGATGAAGAAAATTTACCAACAGAAGCTTTTACTGAAGATGAGCTTGTAGCTCATTGGCACAAATTTACTGATATTTTGGTAGAACAAGGCAAACATAATTTGGCTTCAATCCTTTCCATGGATGTCCCTAAAGTAAAAGGAACTACTCTATATTTGGAGTATCCCAACGAAACGAATAAGATAGAGTTAGAACGCCAACAATACGATTTAATGCTGTATTTACGGAAATCGCTAAATAACTATGACATTAGTTTATCCATTACAGTTAATGAAGTCATGGAAAAAAAATATGCGTATTCACCGATTGAAAAATTTCAGAAATTAAAAGAAAAAAACCCAAATATTGATATCCTCAGAAAAACCTTTGATTTGGATATTTAA
- a CDS encoding cytochrome-c peroxidase, translated as MKKYVYLIFLLITFVSCNQSNKKTEYVALQKKASMLFGTLPIQADNPENEITEEKVALGQKLYFDNRLSKDNTQSCNTCHNLKTFGVDNLSTSPGNNGGLGTRNSPTVLNAALHTDQFWDGREPDVEAQAGGPILNPVEMAMPSEEIVVERLLEDADYLEMFGLAFPADQEPISYKNIQKAIGAFERKLITPSRFDDFLAGDLESLNEKELYGLQIFMDNGCTACHSGNALGGNVHQKFGLFDDYWHHTKSENIDKGKFEVTNNEGDKYIFKSPSLRNIAKTYPYFHDGSVHDLEDAVAIMGKIQLNKDFTAEELEAMVAFLNSLTGELPEEIKNAL; from the coding sequence ATGAAAAAATATGTTTACCTGATTTTTTTGCTAATTACTTTTGTGAGTTGTAATCAATCAAACAAGAAAACAGAATATGTTGCTTTACAAAAAAAAGCATCAATGCTATTTGGTACGCTTCCAATACAAGCTGATAATCCTGAAAATGAGATTACGGAAGAAAAAGTGGCGTTGGGTCAAAAATTGTATTTTGACAATCGGTTATCTAAGGATAATACACAGAGTTGTAATACATGTCATAATTTAAAAACTTTTGGTGTTGATAATTTAAGTACCTCACCCGGAAATAATGGCGGTTTAGGAACTAGAAATTCCCCTACTGTTTTAAATGCTGCATTGCACACAGATCAGTTTTGGGATGGTAGAGAACCTGATGTTGAAGCACAAGCTGGTGGGCCCATTCTAAATCCAGTTGAAATGGCTATGCCAAGTGAAGAAATTGTTGTGGAACGACTTCTGGAAGATGCTGATTATTTAGAAATGTTTGGTTTGGCATTTCCAGCAGACCAAGAGCCTATTTCTTATAAAAACATTCAAAAAGCAATTGGTGCTTTTGAACGGAAACTAATTACACCTTCAAGATTTGATGATTTTTTGGCAGGTGATTTAGAGAGTTTAAATGAAAAGGAATTATATGGCTTACAAATTTTTATGGATAATGGCTGTACTGCTTGCCATTCAGGAAATGCTTTAGGAGGAAATGTACATCAAAAGTTTGGTTTGTTTGATGATTATTGGCACCATACTAAAAGTGAAAACATAGATAAGGGAAAATTTGAAGTAACCAATAATGAAGGTGACAAATACATATTTAAATCGCCATCATTAAGAAATATTGCTAAAACCTACCCTTATTTTCATGATGGAAGTGTTCATGATTTAGAAGATGCAGTCGCTATTATGGGAAAAATTCAATTAAATAAAGATTTTACAGCCGAGGAATTAGAAGCTATGGTTGCATTCTTAAATTCCTTAACCGGAGAATTGCCCGAGGAAATAAAAAATGCATTATAA
- the rsmD gene encoding 16S rRNA (guanine(966)-N(2))-methyltransferase RsmD, translating into MRIISGIYKSRKIVAPKNLPVRPTTDMAKESLFNILNNQFYFDEISVLDLFAGTGNISYEFASRGTEQITSIDQDFGCVKFINQTAEAFKMPIQTVKSNVFKYLEKTNQPANIIFADPPYNFSIEEFAKIPELVFKNNLLLEAGLLIVEHSKHTDLSNLHNYSYSKSYGGNMFSFFENTTRV; encoded by the coding sequence ATGCGTATTATATCCGGAATTTATAAAAGTAGAAAAATAGTAGCTCCAAAAAATTTACCAGTGCGTCCAACCACAGATATGGCAAAGGAATCGCTTTTCAATATTTTAAATAACCAATTTTATTTTGATGAGATTTCTGTGCTAGACCTGTTTGCTGGCACTGGAAATATAAGTTATGAATTTGCATCTAGAGGCACTGAACAGATTACTTCGATAGACCAAGACTTTGGGTGTGTCAAGTTTATTAATCAAACAGCAGAGGCTTTTAAAATGCCTATACAAACCGTTAAAAGCAATGTTTTTAAATATTTAGAAAAAACAAATCAACCAGCCAATATTATTTTTGCTGATCCACCTTATAATTTTTCTATTGAGGAATTTGCTAAGATTCCCGAATTAGTATTTAAAAACAATTTGTTATTAGAAGCGGGACTACTTATTGTTGAACACTCTAAACATACTGATTTATCTAATCTACACAACTATAGTTACTCCAAAAGTTATGGAGGTAATATGTTCAGTTTTTTTGAAAACACCACACGCGTATAA
- a CDS encoding DUF3822 family protein, with amino-acid sequence MVVTNNNSEHTPNNKELSIQISLNGLSFCILQSETNTISFLKNFSFDKKQSPFETLNQLKSIFETEDQLNDNFTSICVIHVNELSVLVPKPLFSEAALADYLKFNTKILKSDFITYDNIPCNDSVNVYVPYVNINNYIYDKFGTFTFKHFSTVLVEQILLIEKNSETQKVYAHMASNHFEIVIVNKGSLLLYNTFEYSTSEDFIYYLLFAAEQLGLNPEVCELVFLGDIVKDDAIYTIAYKYIRHVSFGNRFDNYKYLTAPKTNYSDFTLIKSF; translated from the coding sequence ATGGTAGTAACGAATAATAATTCAGAACATACACCTAATAATAAAGAGCTGTCCATTCAAATAAGTTTGAATGGACTTTCTTTTTGTATACTACAGTCTGAAACCAATACTATTTCTTTTTTAAAGAACTTTTCTTTTGACAAAAAACAGAGTCCTTTTGAAACTTTAAATCAGTTAAAATCCATATTTGAGACAGAAGACCAACTAAACGATAACTTTACTTCTATTTGTGTTATTCATGTAAATGAACTATCCGTTTTAGTGCCTAAACCTTTATTTAGTGAAGCTGCTTTAGCTGATTATTTAAAGTTTAATACTAAAATTTTAAAGTCTGATTTTATTACCTACGATAATATTCCATGCAATGATAGTGTAAATGTATATGTCCCTTATGTAAACATTAACAATTATATTTATGATAAGTTTGGCACTTTTACGTTCAAGCATTTTTCTACGGTTTTGGTAGAGCAAATATTATTAATTGAGAAAAATTCTGAAACTCAAAAAGTATATGCACATATGGCATCCAATCATTTTGAAATAGTGATTGTAAATAAGGGAAGCCTGTTATTATACAACACTTTTGAATATAGTACAAGTGAAGATTTTATATATTATCTATTGTTTGCAGCAGAGCAATTAGGACTCAATCCCGAGGTTTGTGAATTAGTTTTCTTGGGTGACATAGTAAAAGATGATGCTATTTATACAATTGCTTACAAATATATTCGTCATGTAAGTTTTGGTAATAGATTTGACAATTACAAATACCTGACAGCTCCTAAAACAAATTATTCAGATTTCACACTTATAAAAAGTTTTTAA
- a CDS encoding ATP-dependent DNA helicase, whose product MTSSEFYSLIKQQFPFQPTLKQNIVLQQISEFIFSKTPNSLYVLKGYAGTGKTTIVGTIVTNLWKAKKSAVLMAPTGRAAKVISNYSKKEAFTIHKKIYFPKKDKGGGVSFVLQPNKHKNTIFIVDEASMIPDTPADSKLFENGSLLDDLMQYVYSGHQCKLLLIGDTAQLPPVKLDLSPALDENLLALNFNKEVTKMELDEVMRQDQNSGILANATVLREVLSGGIYDGFKFDLSNFKDIVRLIDGYEIMDAINDAYSNLGNEETAIIVRSNKRANLYNQQIRSRILFNENELTAGDYLMVVKNNYFWIKPTSEASFIANGDIIEVLEIFSIKELYGFRFAEVKVRMVDYPRMQAFETVLLLDTIDAETPSLPYEDSNRLYQEVLKDYESESSKYKKFLKVKKNPYFNALQVKFSYAITCHKSQGGQWNTVFVEQPYLPNGIDKDYLRWLYTAVTRAKETLYLIGFKDDFFEEA is encoded by the coding sequence ATGACTTCATCCGAATTTTATTCACTTATAAAACAGCAATTTCCGTTTCAACCCACCTTAAAACAAAATATTGTTTTACAACAAATTTCTGAATTTATTTTTAGCAAAACGCCAAATAGCCTCTATGTACTTAAAGGGTATGCCGGAACAGGGAAAACCACCATTGTTGGTACAATTGTTACTAATTTATGGAAAGCTAAAAAAAGTGCCGTGCTTATGGCACCAACGGGCAGAGCTGCTAAAGTGATTTCCAATTATTCAAAAAAAGAAGCTTTTACAATTCATAAAAAAATATATTTCCCCAAAAAGGATAAAGGTGGAGGTGTTAGTTTTGTGTTACAACCCAATAAGCATAAAAACACCATTTTTATTGTAGATGAAGCATCTATGATTCCTGATACACCTGCTGACTCTAAATTATTTGAAAATGGTTCATTATTGGATGATTTAATGCAATATGTATATTCAGGTCACCAGTGCAAGTTACTTTTAATTGGGGATACAGCTCAATTACCTCCTGTAAAATTGGATTTAAGCCCCGCTTTGGATGAAAATTTATTAGCTCTTAATTTTAATAAAGAAGTAACTAAAATGGAATTAGACGAGGTGATGCGTCAAGATCAAAACTCTGGAATTTTAGCAAACGCAACAGTTTTACGAGAAGTGCTGTCTGGAGGTATTTACGATGGCTTTAAGTTCGATTTAAGTAACTTTAAAGATATTGTAAGGCTGATAGATGGTTATGAAATTATGGACGCTATTAACGATGCTTATAGCAATTTAGGTAATGAGGAAACAGCCATAATTGTGCGTAGTAATAAGCGTGCTAATTTGTATAATCAGCAAATACGTAGCCGGATATTATTTAATGAAAACGAATTAACCGCAGGCGATTATTTAATGGTAGTTAAAAATAATTACTTTTGGATAAAACCAACTAGCGAAGCCAGTTTTATAGCCAATGGCGATATTATTGAAGTGCTTGAAATTTTTAGTATAAAAGAGCTTTATGGATTTCGATTTGCAGAAGTTAAAGTGCGTATGGTAGATTATCCAAGAATGCAAGCCTTTGAAACGGTTCTGCTATTAGATACAATAGATGCCGAAACCCCCTCATTGCCATATGAAGATTCCAACAGATTATATCAGGAAGTTTTGAAAGATTATGAATCTGAAAGTAGTAAGTATAAAAAGTTTTTAAAAGTAAAAAAGAACCCATATTTTAATGCTTTACAAGTTAAATTTTCGTACGCTATTACTTGTCATAAGTCACAAGGAGGACAGTGGAATACTGTTTTTGTTGAACAACCTTATTTACCAAACGGTATTGATAAGGATTATTTACGTTGGTTATATACTGCAGTAACTCGGGCTAAAGAAACCTTATATTTAATAGGCTTTAAAGATGATTTTTTTGAAGAAGCATAA
- a CDS encoding DUF4126 domain-containing protein, translating into MEIETIISICLGIGLSASVGFRVFLPLFVLSLASYFNMWSLNESWEWIGSITALITLGVATLVEIFAYFIPYVDNLLDSISVPLAAFAGTIVMMSTVVDLSPLITWALAIIAGGGTAAAISSSSSVTRLASTVSTAGVANPIVSTIETFTATAMSIISIFIPVLAIILVVVILLIVFRMYKKFKTVKRKTN; encoded by the coding sequence ATGGAAATAGAAACTATTATAAGTATTTGTTTAGGAATTGGATTATCAGCATCTGTAGGGTTTAGAGTGTTTTTGCCTTTATTTGTATTAAGCTTAGCGTCTTATTTTAATATGTGGTCGCTTAATGAATCTTGGGAGTGGATAGGTAGCATTACTGCTCTTATCACATTGGGAGTTGCAACTTTAGTTGAGATTTTTGCTTATTTTATTCCGTATGTAGATAATCTATTAGACAGTATTTCCGTGCCATTAGCAGCTTTTGCAGGCACCATAGTGATGATGTCTACGGTTGTAGATTTAAGCCCACTCATTACTTGGGCACTAGCTATTATTGCTGGTGGTGGTACGGCAGCAGCTATATCCAGTTCATCAAGTGTTACTAGATTAGCATCTACTGTAAGTACTGCTGGTGTTGCAAATCCTATAGTTTCTACTATTGAAACATTTACGGCAACAGCCATGTCCATTATTTCTATATTCATTCCTGTTTTGGCAATTATACTAGTAGTTGTTATATTGCTAATTGTTTTTAGAATGTATAAAAAGTTTAAAACAGTAAAACGCAAAACTAACTAA
- the kdsB gene encoding 3-deoxy-manno-octulosonate cytidylyltransferase — translation MKIISMIPARYAASRFPGKLMQDLGGKTVIRRTYEATVATKLFDDVFVVTDSAIIYDEIVNNGGKAIMSKKEHECGSDRIAEAVENLDIDVVINVQGDEPFTDEVSLRKLIEVFKNDSEKQVDLASLMVHIQEEEEINNPNTVKVVIDQSDFALYFSRSPIPYLRDKNVNVKYYKHKGVYAFRKQAILDFYKLPMKALEASEKLEQLRYLEYGKRIKMVETSVQGIEIDTPEDLERAKKIWK, via the coding sequence ATGAAAATAATTTCAATGATTCCAGCGCGCTATGCCGCTTCTCGTTTTCCAGGTAAATTAATGCAAGATCTTGGAGGAAAAACGGTTATACGACGCACCTATGAAGCTACTGTTGCAACTAAGTTGTTTGACGATGTTTTTGTGGTAACAGATAGTGCTATTATTTATGACGAAATTGTTAATAATGGTGGAAAAGCTATTATGAGTAAAAAGGAGCACGAATGTGGAAGCGATAGGATAGCTGAAGCTGTGGAAAATTTGGATATTGACGTGGTTATAAATGTTCAAGGTGATGAACCTTTTACAGACGAAGTTTCCTTAAGAAAACTGATTGAAGTTTTTAAAAATGATTCAGAAAAGCAAGTAGATTTGGCTTCCTTGATGGTACATATTCAAGAGGAAGAAGAAATAAATAATCCAAATACCGTTAAAGTAGTGATAGATCAGTCAGACTTTGCATTGTATTTTTCACGTAGTCCAATACCATATCTTAGAGATAAGAATGTTAACGTTAAATACTACAAACACAAAGGGGTTTATGCTTTTAGAAAACAAGCCATTTTAGATTTTTACAAACTACCTATGAAGGCATTAGAAGCTTCAGAAAAATTAGAGCAACTAAGATATTTGGAATATGGTAAACGTATTAAAATGGTAGAAACATCGGTACAAGGTATAGAAATTGATACGCCAGAAGATTTAGAACGTGCAAAAAAGATATGGAAATAA
- a CDS encoding HAD family hydrolase, with the protein MKEDYKNIKVIGFDADDTLWINETYFREAEIEFGKLLSGYETLNKLDQELYKKEIDNLSLYGYGVKAFTLSMVESALEQSNYDVSQKTIEAILNIGKTMLNKPVELLDGVEEVLKTLSKKYRLILATKGDLLDQERKLERSGLTDYFHHIEVLSDKKETNYSKLLNHLDIKPSEFLMIGNSLKSDVLPLVNIKAHAIHVPFHTTWVHEQVSKKETNGKHYKTISSLKDVLKLL; encoded by the coding sequence TTGAAAGAAGATTATAAAAATATAAAAGTTATAGGTTTTGATGCCGATGATACGCTTTGGATAAATGAAACGTATTTTAGGGAGGCTGAAATAGAATTTGGAAAACTACTTTCAGGTTATGAAACCTTAAATAAGTTGGATCAAGAATTATATAAAAAAGAAATTGATAACTTATCTTTATACGGCTATGGGGTTAAAGCATTTACACTTTCAATGGTGGAAAGTGCTTTAGAACAATCAAATTATGATGTATCTCAAAAAACTATTGAAGCTATTTTAAATATAGGTAAAACGATGTTAAATAAACCCGTTGAATTATTAGATGGTGTAGAGGAAGTACTCAAAACCCTATCTAAGAAATACCGATTGATTTTAGCCACCAAAGGTGATTTGTTAGATCAAGAACGCAAATTGGAACGATCAGGATTAACTGATTATTTTCATCATATAGAAGTATTAAGTGATAAAAAAGAAACAAACTATTCTAAATTATTAAATCATTTAGATATTAAACCTTCTGAGTTTTTAATGATTGGGAATTCTTTAAAATCTGATGTCTTGCCGTTAGTAAATATAAAAGCGCACGCTATCCATGTGCCTTTTCATACAACATGGGTACATGAACAAGTCAGTAAAAAAGAAACAAATGGTAAGCATTATAAAACAATAAGTAGCTTAAAAGATGTTTTAAAGTTGTTGTAA